The genome window aaagatcaTATATTAGGTCAATCGGAAGTAAATTTGCAACCATTAATCCCTGCTGATAATAttgaagaatttcttaaaatcaCTGAAAATAATAGTAGTATTTTAAATCAGCGGTGTTGTTTATGTAAAGCagatttcaaagaaaataataaaatagaatctaGAGACTCGTATCTCGATTTACAGTTAAAATTGCAATATGTAGGTAAAACAAGTGTAGCAATGGATACTTCAAATGCAATGATCAATGATTTCATTACTCCTAATTCTGCGGAATTAAAGAATATCTTAAGACAAGTAGTAAGCTTTGTTTGGAATAGATGGCGAAGTAACAACATTTAGAACTAATAttcattgtatttaattataattttcagaattatAGTGAAATAGATTGTCATAGAAATCCTGCTGgtgattttagaaaatatggaattcaaatttttaatcccCCAAATGGatgcaataatataaataaacacacTTTAAATTGTGATCTTATAAGAGATCAACCTGTTAAAGCTACTTATTCACATTCAGTTGACACACTACTGTGTCAATCTAATATCGATAATTCCTCTAAAAGTGTAGAGGCTTATCactgttattatttaaatattttgttgataGCAATAAAGGCAATatcttcaaaattaattattccaaatatGGAAATTCGGTACTAATTACTAATGTAAcagttaaaattaatattttatatgacgAAGGagattttttgtatttaaatatgtatcttttctttaatatagGTTCCATCATCCAAAAACTGAAGTTACTTCAGCATTTCATCCAAAAATACTAGCTTCATTAggagaaaaagtaaaattacaaaatgtagggtgcaaattacaatttatatcaGCAACAGATGAAATTAAGCAATTATTGCTAAATTTCCCACCaaaaattagtatatataAAGTGGAAGGAAGTACTAAGACTTGTATATCTGAAAGTAGAATTAAtacaaaagaattattttgtcaaaataaggtaatatattagaaattatattttacactttacatacatcaaataaatgtattttagaTGGAGTACCAATACAATATACCATTGTATGATAtagaacataataatattggCAACTTGGATGTTATGCTAAATTTACAAGATTATGGTCCATATTATAGGATTAAAAAAGCCATTCCTAGTAAGTCTTTAATGTAcatgattttttattcatttgtttcatctatGCATGAGAATATaacattacaaaatatttgatttggAATTAGATGAAAACTTAGGGCCACCAATCTTAGATGATAGTTTAGCATATAAAATAGTGGACGAGTTAGAGACTTGGAAAGAACgacaaatggaaatatttaaagttgAGGTAAAATTACATCTAACTATAGAAAAGAAGgtacttttattttagatatatatGATCTATCattcatttttgtaatttagttaaaaaggaaggaagatcGTCATTTAAATTTACTAAGTCAggaatggcaaaaacatagagaaaatttagaaacaaaACTTGCGTGTAGCGTTGAACAATGCAAAATGCTAGCAAATAGTTTAAATAATGCTACAGAAGACTTAAGAACACGAAGATTGAAAAGCCTCGAAAAAGAAACTAGGTTAATTAAAGCAAATGAAGATTTGCAATGGAGatatgatacaaaattacacGAGCTTAAAGAGTCATTTCAAATCGTTCAAGAAGAACTTATGGCAAAGGTTTATAAACACACTTGCGCCcttataaataagaattaatttatacaatcttaatatttttagattgaTGCTCttgaaaagaggaaaacaGCTTTAGAAATACAAACTGAACAATTAAAtactgaaaatgaaaaattacaattggTTGTATCAAAACAGTCTGAAGAGTTGGAAACTTATCAAAAAGGTTCTTTGACGCAGGATCAAACAgcaaatttattacaagagTTAAAGACacttgaaaaaaaattacaaaatgcaCAGGAAAGTAAATCTTTTTTCAAAGAACAATGGGCAAAAGCAGTTCGTGAAATACATCGTATGAAAATGGAACATCAACAAGCTATAAaagttcaaattaaaaatagtaaagaAGAATTACAAAACTTAGAGTATGtgcaatatgtatatttatacaacaTGAGTGACatttaatatgttttaaaaatatcttattttttttctttagcctagaagaaatattatctGCAGATTCTACTGCCTTGACAAATGatcaaatattgttaaatgaaattcagAAAGAAATTGATGTAATCAAGCCAAAAGCATATCTCATTGAAAAAGACGCTTATTCTCAAGTATTTACACCAAGTTCTGTAGGCTCTAAAATTTCGCAAAATGCTAACAAAGGCATATTAAAAAGATCAGATGAACAAGATGAAAGATTGCAAGCATTAGTTGAAGAACGTGATTCCCTTTTAAAAACAGGGAGTTATACAATTGACGATAcagttattatgaaattaaataatgaaatcaGATCTTTAATGATGaagtaattcttttatataaactataccttaaaatatttcaaaatcatagtacaatataaaatactttataatcatttttatatgtatatatatacacatatatatttattgaaataaatgtattttatataattttatttgtatatgtattttatataattggtttttatctatattcatgttttattatggtttcataattaaattattttgtatgaaaaataattatttttatacaattaatataaaaaacaaagctttactttaaaatgtatattacaatttatttatatcagaaGAAATCAAGTTAAAGAAAACTTTTTAGATTGAACATCTATCGCTTCTACAAGACCCTTTCCAAGAATATAGAAATCTTGTATGATTGCCGAAATATTTAAAGCTagttcattattattattacattttctgCCACTTATATTTGAAACCTTGAGATCCTTAATTTCTAGCGCAGAGGGTTTCAATAAAACACCAATTACTGTACCACCATAGGTATCATGGAAAAATAAGGCAAACTCATCATAAccattctaaaaaaaaatatgaaaagaaaaatattaataatgattaaaaaatcaaactacatagtaaatattaatattatatgaaatatcactTAAAAACTTACCCTAAGATCTTCTAGAAAATGTTGTACTGGATCAAAACCTACAATTGGTATCTTTTGGGCTGAATGATGTTTATATGGGTGCCATTCAACATTTGGACATGAATCATTAACATCAATTGCTTGTAACCTTCTAGGAACCATACACGGTTTTAGGTAAATCAAACAATCATATTCTGTAATTGGTGGCCTAAATAAGGGTTTGAAATCTAACAGaacttttgtaaaaaattgttgttcatataactttatacattgtCTAGCCAGCATTGTAAtacgatttaaaattaaagtagATGGTGCTTTTTTAGTCCATAATGATCTCTGTTGATCATAAGGAGTAGAGATAAATAGTGGTGGTAAAGAATCACGAGATGATCCAAAAAGCGTTTCCACGGCAATTATTTCGtcttctatatttaaaaatgatattataaacAGGGATAATACATTGACAATTTTTAGtatcaaaataaatacttACTAGACATTTCATCATTGAAATTTACTATAACAGGATCTGTATTCCAATGACCCCTTGCAAAATTTTCTAAGAGTCTCAAGAATGCTATTTGAGGCATTTGAGGAGGTCTGTATGGTGCAGGTATTAAATACATTGAAGCTACAAGTAGTTCAACTACTATATCTGGCATATGAGAATTATCTAATAGCTGAGCGGATAACCAACGTTTTGCCAAACAACATGTAAGTCCAAAGGATGGTTGTTGATTATGTAATCTaccatataaataatatcatattacTAAGTTAAagcataataattttttaagacAAATCAAACTTACCCATGTAAAGCACTAGTTAGCTTTGGTAATTCAAATAGCTTATTTTCTAATTCGattgatttttcattatctttatattgtataactcCATCCTCAGTTATTTGCTGTTTCAAGCAAGTAACTTCTTTTGGATGTGCCACACTTAACCGAAACACAAATCCATCCTAACAAAAAATGACTACTTTTTAACGAATCATCTATGTTTAATATTACTTTTCTTTgttgaagaaataatatttaaaaataataacctTATATACATCGATATGTGAGAAGTTTGCTTCTGCCGTTAACTTATATTGTTTTCTGAGGCATTCTGCAATTTGTATGTGAAAAGCAGCTTTTGTATTTCTAAGAGCTACTAACTCATCTGGCCACTTTCCACTAGTTGATAATTGCAAGCTCACATCAAGTGGACAAACATATTTAGGTGCTGCAGTTATATTTCTTGATAATGTCAAACCCTTTTTAGATTTCTTAATAA of Bombus pascuorum chromosome 6, iyBomPasc1.1, whole genome shotgun sequence contains these proteins:
- the LOC132907837 gene encoding centrosomal protein of 120 kDa isoform X2 — translated: MLTILGKGFEQILLPTLIVATLNGHSLETDIVEPNSNPEYDHDLVWEVDKNRLRKMRSGQVPLKIECFAVKSNDIKEKLGYLLLSLRSAQVFAKSGIDNVKANWHKLSGLKSELKIHKPELLLALSIHDLEATSVNAQLELKNLEECQQSNVQSNKVTPILLRDERLIQLGPLDVCHEFFLMNITAISATYVDSLLPMRYYADMKNNLYFWCKILENDVYFNQSKKEYGDIWTLNEKIVIRIRSSLKVFKEYLQLKPFLFIYLKYKDHILGQSEVNLQPLIPADNIEEFLKITENNSSILNQRCCLCKADFKENNKIESRDSYLDLQLKLQYVGKTSVAMDTSNAMINDFITPNSAELKNILRQVNYSEIDCHRNPAGDFRKYGIQIFNPPNGCNNINKHTLNCDLIRDQPVKATYSHSVDTLLCQSNIDNSSKSVEAYHCYYLNILLIAIKAISSKLIIPNMEIRFHHPKTEVTSAFHPKILASLGEKVKLQNVGCKLQFISATDEIKQLLLNFPPKISIYKVEGSTKTCISESRINTKELFCQNKMEYQYNIPLYDIEHNNIGNLDVMLNLQDYGPYYRIKKAIPNENLGPPILDDSLAYKIVDELETWKERQMEIFKVELKRKEDRHLNLLSQEWQKHRENLETKLACSVEQCKMLANSLNNATEDLRTRRLKSLEKETRLIKANEDLQWRYDTKLHELKESFQIVQEELMAKIDALEKRKTALEIQTEQLNTENEKLQLVVSKQSEELETYQKGSLTQDQTANLLQELKTLEKKLQNAQESKSFFKEQWAKAVREIHRMKMEHQQAIKVQIKNSKEELQNLDLEEILSADSTALTNDQILLNEIQKEIDVIKPKAYLIEKDAYSQVFTPSSVGSKISQNANKGILKRSDEQDERLQALVEERDSLLKTGSYTIDDTVIMKLNNEIRSLMMK
- the LOC132907837 gene encoding centrosomal protein of 120 kDa isoform X3, producing MEELANSDVRVVLNIKEGKGFEQILLPTLIVATLNGHSLETDIVEPNSNPEYDHDLVWEVDKNRLRKMRSGQVPLKIECFAVKSNDIKEKLGYLLLSLRSAQVFAKSGIDNVKANWHKLSGLKSELKIHKPELLLALSIHDLEATSVNAQLENYSEIDCHRNPAGDFRKYGIQIFNPPNGCNNINKHTLNCDLIRDQPVKATYSHSVDTLLCQSNIDNSSKSVEAYHCYYLNILLIAIKAISSKLIIPNMEIRFHHPKTEVTSAFHPKILASLGEKVKLQNVGCKLQFISATDEIKQLLLNFPPKISIYKVEGSTKTCISESRINTKELFCQNKMEYQYNIPLYDIEHNNIGNLDVMLNLQDYGPYYRIKKAIPNENLGPPILDDSLAYKIVDELETWKERQMEIFKVELKRKEDRHLNLLSQEWQKHRENLETKLACSVEQCKMLANSLNNATEDLRTRRLKSLEKETRLIKANEDLQWRYDTKLHELKESFQIVQEELMAKIDALEKRKTALEIQTEQLNTENEKLQLVVSKQSEELETYQKGSLTQDQTANLLQELKTLEKKLQNAQESKSFFKEQWAKAVREIHRMKMEHQQAIKVQIKNSKEELQNLDLEEILSADSTALTNDQILLNEIQKEIDVIKPKAYLIEKDAYSQVFTPSSVGSKISQNANKGILKRSDEQDERLQALVEERDSLLKTGSYTIDDTVIMKLNNEIRSLMMK
- the LOC132907837 gene encoding centrosomal protein of 120 kDa isoform X1; this translates as MEELANSDVRVVLNIKEGKGFEQILLPTLIVATLNGHSLETDIVEPNSNPEYDHDLVWEVDKNRLRKMRSGQVPLKIECFAVKSNDIKEKLGYLLLSLRSAQVFAKSGIDNVKANWHKLSGLKSELKIHKPELLLALSIHDLEATSVNAQLELKNLEECQQSNVQSNKVTPILLRDERLIQLGPLDVCHEFFLMNITAISATYVDSLLPMRYYADMKNNLYFWCKILENDVYFNQSKKEYGDIWTLNEKIVIRIRSSLKVFKEYLQLKPFLFIYLKYKDHILGQSEVNLQPLIPADNIEEFLKITENNSSILNQRCCLCKADFKENNKIESRDSYLDLQLKLQYVGKTSVAMDTSNAMINDFITPNSAELKNILRQVNYSEIDCHRNPAGDFRKYGIQIFNPPNGCNNINKHTLNCDLIRDQPVKATYSHSVDTLLCQSNIDNSSKSVEAYHCYYLNILLIAIKAISSKLIIPNMEIRFHHPKTEVTSAFHPKILASLGEKVKLQNVGCKLQFISATDEIKQLLLNFPPKISIYKVEGSTKTCISESRINTKELFCQNKMEYQYNIPLYDIEHNNIGNLDVMLNLQDYGPYYRIKKAIPNENLGPPILDDSLAYKIVDELETWKERQMEIFKVELKRKEDRHLNLLSQEWQKHRENLETKLACSVEQCKMLANSLNNATEDLRTRRLKSLEKETRLIKANEDLQWRYDTKLHELKESFQIVQEELMAKIDALEKRKTALEIQTEQLNTENEKLQLVVSKQSEELETYQKGSLTQDQTANLLQELKTLEKKLQNAQESKSFFKEQWAKAVREIHRMKMEHQQAIKVQIKNSKEELQNLDLEEILSADSTALTNDQILLNEIQKEIDVIKPKAYLIEKDAYSQVFTPSSVGSKISQNANKGILKRSDEQDERLQALVEERDSLLKTGSYTIDDTVIMKLNNEIRSLMMK